The Acetomicrobium sp. S15 = DSM 107314 genome window below encodes:
- the queA gene encoding tRNA preQ1(34) S-adenosylmethionine ribosyltransferase-isomerase QueA: MAILDLYKTESYDYFLPEELIAQSPIEPRDASRLMVLHRDEGTIEHRRFRDIVEYLSPGDLLVANDTRVIPARLRGKKGSGGEVEIFLLAPLDEESKKWKALVRPGRRLRAGQLIFLDCGIRVVVESDLPEGIRVVSFPDEIDVRALLEEFGEVPLPPYIRKKDLPFERYQTVFAKNDGSVAAPTAGLHFTEALMASLSQKGVILAWITLHVGLGTFRPVNVTDIKEHTMHSERYVVPSQVAEQIAKTKSKGRRVVAVGTTVVRCLESAALENGSVKYGPGIASLFIYPGFQFRVVDALITNFHLPKSTLLMLVAAFAGYENIIKAYQIAIKEQYRFFSFGDAMLIL, from the coding sequence ATGGCAATTCTCGATCTGTATAAAACGGAATCGTACGATTACTTCCTCCCTGAGGAGCTCATAGCCCAATCTCCTATAGAGCCTAGGGATGCCTCACGCCTCATGGTATTGCATCGCGATGAGGGCACAATTGAACATCGCCGCTTCCGAGACATTGTGGAATATTTGAGCCCTGGAGATCTTTTAGTAGCGAACGATACGCGCGTCATTCCAGCCCGCCTTCGCGGAAAGAAGGGATCAGGGGGAGAAGTAGAGATTTTTTTGCTCGCTCCGCTCGACGAGGAATCTAAAAAATGGAAAGCCCTCGTGAGGCCCGGGCGAAGGTTAAGGGCGGGTCAGCTGATTTTTCTGGACTGTGGTATTCGTGTAGTTGTAGAATCAGATCTGCCAGAGGGCATAAGAGTCGTTTCTTTTCCGGACGAAATCGACGTAAGGGCCCTTCTTGAAGAATTCGGAGAGGTTCCGCTCCCACCTTATATCCGCAAAAAAGACCTGCCATTTGAGCGTTACCAGACAGTGTTCGCCAAAAACGACGGTTCGGTAGCAGCCCCGACGGCTGGCCTCCACTTTACGGAGGCCCTAATGGCGTCGCTAAGCCAAAAAGGGGTCATTTTGGCGTGGATAACGCTGCACGTTGGACTTGGCACATTTCGTCCGGTAAATGTGACCGACATCAAAGAACATACGATGCACTCTGAACGTTACGTGGTTCCTTCCCAAGTGGCCGAGCAGATCGCCAAAACCAAAAGCAAAGGCAGGCGAGTGGTTGCCGTAGGCACGACAGTGGTGCGATGTCTCGAGTCTGCAGCCCTCGAAAACGGTTCTGTGAAGTACGGTCCGGGCATCGCAAGCCTTTTCATATATCCTGGATTTCAATTTCGTGTCGTCGATGCACTCATAACAAACTTTCACCTGCCGAAGAGCACCCTTCTGATGCTCGTGGCAGCTTTTGCAGGCTATGAGAATATAATAAAAGCATATCAAATTGCAATTAAGGAGCAATACCGCTTCTTCTCGTTTGGCGACGCGATGCTAATTCTGTGA
- a CDS encoding SpoIID/LytB domain-containing protein — MTSRKLNLFIAKELACTALMVFILSTCTVTAQGAQVDISIGLESGITAGTISSSGAITAIDASGRRVNLGKSVDFRAESGLRTLIMGKTKANLPVTFTSSRYLSWKGRPYRGLLRLVPSAGGLAVVNVLPVEDYLKGVLKMEVNPAWPMEALKAQAIVARTYAIKHRGRHKSEGFDLCALPHCQVYRGVNAEDPKLDQAIKATSGMVITYQGNLALVFYHADSGGYTADVKDVWGGSYPYLRPIAEPFSYQSPYSQWSLSLSLKEIENRLRRAGFDVGALLDLQFENTSPGGRVNSVILNGSMGTQKVSGHAFRMAIGPNELRSTAFSVDGIQPKAVATNPTSPSTTPPNASSNVGENTLIALTKQGCFTPDELIDMLMHPEKRQHYVQKALSKRKSPILPSIPAPTVAPAPMRTAEGIVRFYGRGWGHGVGMSQWGAKAMAEQGWSARQILNHYYPNTEISKLY; from the coding sequence GTGACATCCAGAAAGCTAAATTTATTTATCGCTAAAGAGTTAGCATGCACGGCTTTGATGGTCTTTATTTTGTCGACCTGCACCGTTACGGCCCAAGGGGCGCAGGTAGACATATCTATAGGCTTAGAATCAGGCATCACGGCGGGCACCATAAGCTCGTCTGGCGCCATAACTGCCATTGATGCCTCCGGCAGAAGGGTTAACCTCGGGAAAAGCGTTGACTTTCGCGCAGAAAGCGGCCTTCGCACTTTGATTATGGGAAAGACCAAGGCTAATTTACCGGTAACGTTTACAAGCTCACGCTACCTTTCATGGAAAGGCAGGCCCTACAGAGGCCTTTTAAGGTTGGTTCCAAGTGCAGGTGGCCTCGCCGTAGTCAACGTTTTGCCGGTAGAAGATTACCTTAAGGGTGTCCTCAAGATGGAAGTCAACCCAGCCTGGCCCATGGAAGCGTTGAAGGCCCAAGCTATAGTGGCCAGAACGTATGCCATAAAACACCGCGGGCGCCATAAAAGCGAAGGTTTTGATCTGTGTGCTTTGCCTCACTGTCAGGTCTATAGAGGGGTCAACGCTGAGGATCCCAAGCTAGATCAAGCCATAAAAGCGACGAGTGGTATGGTTATCACATATCAAGGTAATCTCGCACTCGTGTTTTATCATGCCGACAGCGGCGGCTATACTGCCGATGTAAAAGACGTATGGGGAGGGTCTTATCCCTATCTAAGACCAATCGCTGAGCCATTCTCTTACCAATCTCCTTATAGCCAATGGAGCCTTTCGCTTTCCCTGAAAGAGATAGAAAACAGGCTTCGCAGGGCAGGTTTTGACGTGGGGGCGCTTTTGGATCTGCAGTTTGAAAACACAAGCCCGGGCGGCCGCGTGAACAGCGTAATACTCAACGGTTCTATGGGCACTCAAAAAGTAAGCGGGCATGCCTTTCGCATGGCGATTGGGCCAAATGAGTTGAGGAGTACCGCGTTCTCCGTCGACGGCATCCAACCTAAAGCGGTGGCCACAAATCCGACATCACCGTCCACGACTCCACCGAACGCCTCCTCAAATGTGGGCGAGAACACGCTAATCGCTCTGACCAAACAGGGATGCTTCACCCCCGATGAGCTTATTGATATGCTCATGCACCCGGAGAAGCGCCAACATTATGTGCAAAAGGCGCTCTCCAAGAGAAAAAGCCCCATTCTTCCCTCCATTCCTGCCCCTACGGTTGCTCCTGCGCCAATGCGCACTGCTGAGGGAATTGTGCGCTTTTACGGCAGGGGATGGGGGCATGGCGTAGGCATGTCTCAGTGGGGAGCAAAGGCGATGGCAGAGCAAGGGTGGAGCGCGAGGCAGATTTTAAACCATTATTACCCTAATACCGAGATTTCGAAGCTCTATTGA
- a CDS encoding DUF2905 family protein, translating to MGDFAKFLIFLGCSIAAIGVILLVLGKVPLPFGKLPGDITIHKKNVVIFAPITTMIVVSLILTVLLNLFARWFK from the coding sequence GTGGGCGATTTTGCCAAATTCCTTATATTCTTAGGGTGCAGCATTGCGGCAATAGGGGTTATATTGCTCGTCTTAGGAAAGGTGCCGTTGCCTTTCGGTAAGCTTCCCGGAGATATCACAATCCATAAGAAAAACGTCGTCATATTTGCCCCTATCACTACGATGATAGTGGTGAGTTTGATCTTAACCGTGCTACTCAATCTTTTTGCGAGGTGGTTTAAGTGA
- the ruvB gene encoding Holliday junction branch migration DNA helicase RuvB → MEPDKKRLISLSPIEEDEEIPSLRPRSLEEFVGQTEIVKKLCIYVRAAVERDEPLDHVLLYGPPGLGKTTLASIIAREMKGELRMTSGPALERAGDLAAILSNLRPHDVLFIDEIHRLPPQVEEILYPAMEDFSINIVVGKGTMARNLRLKLPPFTLVGATTRLGLLTSPLRGRFGIVEQLSFYAPEELASIVRRGAVILGVKIEEGGAYEVGRRARGTPRVALRLLKRVRDIAQVRGHDYIDEELARLALSMMGVDEEGLDERDRRFLRALVELFDGGPAGLSTLAAALNEEAQTIEDIYEPYLIQKGYIERTPRGRRATQKAFAYLGRPCPWTNYRQVKLIPEE, encoded by the coding sequence ATGGAACCGGACAAGAAACGCCTGATTAGCCTTTCTCCAATTGAAGAGGACGAAGAAATACCATCCCTTCGCCCTCGCTCTCTGGAGGAATTCGTGGGGCAAACAGAGATAGTGAAGAAACTTTGCATATACGTCCGCGCTGCAGTTGAGCGCGACGAGCCCCTTGATCATGTCCTCCTATATGGTCCACCTGGCCTTGGGAAGACCACTTTAGCCAGTATAATCGCCAGGGAAATGAAAGGAGAGCTTAGGATGACATCCGGCCCGGCCTTAGAGAGAGCCGGGGACTTGGCTGCAATCCTCTCGAATCTCAGGCCCCATGACGTCCTTTTCATAGATGAGATTCACCGCCTCCCCCCGCAGGTCGAAGAGATACTCTATCCAGCCATGGAAGACTTTTCTATAAATATCGTAGTAGGCAAGGGTACGATGGCTCGCAACCTGCGGCTCAAGCTCCCCCCTTTTACCCTCGTGGGGGCAACTACACGATTGGGCCTTCTTACATCTCCTCTGAGAGGGCGTTTCGGCATCGTGGAGCAGCTTTCTTTTTACGCGCCGGAGGAATTGGCCTCGATCGTCCGGCGTGGTGCAGTTATCTTAGGGGTGAAGATTGAAGAGGGGGGTGCTTATGAAGTAGGACGGCGCGCTCGCGGCACGCCAAGGGTAGCCTTGAGGCTTTTGAAGAGAGTGCGCGATATCGCTCAAGTGCGAGGACATGATTATATAGACGAGGAATTGGCCAGATTGGCGCTGAGCATGATGGGCGTGGACGAAGAGGGGTTAGACGAAAGAGACAGGCGCTTTTTGCGCGCCTTAGTGGAGCTCTTCGACGGCGGCCCTGCTGGACTTTCCACACTCGCAGCTGCCCTAAACGAGGAAGCGCAGACAATTGAAGACATCTATGAGCCATACCTTATACAAAAAGGATATATCGAACGCACACCGAGAGGGAGAAGGGCAACCCAAAAGGCTTTTGCATACTTGGGACGACCTTGTCCCTGGACCAACTATCGGCAGGTAAAGTTAATACCTGAGGAGTGA
- the ruvA gene encoding Holliday junction branch migration protein RuvA, producing the protein MLRFLRGEIASIGSDCLTLDVSGMGFEITCTRSALKGHKVGDLIKIPVFLHVSDGGLSLYGFCDELERDLFFALRRVKGVGNRLALSMLCSLPPQRLIRAISSGATDELIAAPGVGKRMAERICFELKGGLGGFSSALSEPLTEGENAIEKSVIEALKVLGFSDREVFFALERTKGKEAISDEARLLQAALRELQDSQLVVSNGTGQETPD; encoded by the coding sequence ATGTTGAGGTTTCTTCGTGGAGAGATAGCATCGATTGGTTCGGATTGCTTGACGCTCGATGTGAGCGGCATGGGATTTGAGATAACCTGTACCAGGTCGGCCTTAAAGGGGCACAAAGTGGGAGATCTCATTAAAATCCCCGTGTTTTTGCACGTGAGCGATGGAGGTTTATCCCTCTATGGCTTTTGCGATGAATTAGAAAGGGATCTCTTCTTCGCTTTGAGGCGGGTTAAAGGCGTCGGCAATAGATTAGCGCTCTCGATGTTGTGTTCCCTTCCCCCTCAGAGGCTGATCCGAGCGATATCCTCGGGCGCGACCGACGAACTCATCGCAGCGCCTGGTGTAGGCAAACGCATGGCGGAGCGCATATGTTTCGAGTTAAAAGGGGGATTAGGGGGGTTTTCTTCTGCTCTTTCCGAGCCGCTTACGGAAGGCGAAAACGCGATCGAAAAGAGCGTTATCGAGGCACTCAAGGTCTTGGGATTCAGCGACAGGGAGGTCTTTTTTGCGCTTGAGCGCACCAAGGGCAAAGAGGCAATATCTGACGAAGCTCGGCTTTTACAGGCTGCTTTAAGAGAATTGCAAGACAGTCAACTGGTGGTGTCGAATGGAACCGGACAAGAAACGCCTGATTAG
- the ruvC gene encoding crossover junction endodeoxyribonuclease RuvC, whose protein sequence is MTTCKMSMPISISQMRSWKKSPAFENPCRCMGIDPGIGRLGFGVIECDGSRCGLMTSGCIETDSSSSTAHRLQQIYEELKEQVESFSPQLVAVERLFFGRNTTTAELVWQARGVVLLLAAQENLPLVEPKPAEVKNAICGYGRAPKDQVQRMVAAMLGLDTVPTPDDVADALACAVTALVMVGAMS, encoded by the coding sequence ATGACGACGTGCAAAATGTCTATGCCAATTTCGATATCCCAGATGAGATCCTGGAAGAAGTCTCCGGCGTTTGAGAACCCGTGTCGCTGCATGGGGATCGATCCGGGCATAGGTCGCCTGGGATTCGGCGTGATAGAATGTGACGGCTCGCGTTGTGGATTGATGACGAGTGGTTGCATAGAAACGGATTCGTCTTCATCAACCGCTCATAGGCTTCAACAAATATATGAAGAACTGAAGGAACAGGTAGAGAGTTTCTCGCCACAATTGGTCGCCGTAGAAAGGCTCTTTTTCGGCAGAAATACGACCACGGCCGAGCTCGTATGGCAAGCGAGAGGGGTGGTCTTATTGTTGGCGGCTCAAGAGAACCTTCCGCTAGTCGAGCCGAAGCCTGCGGAGGTCAAAAATGCCATATGCGGCTATGGGAGGGCGCCAAAAGACCAGGTCCAAAGGATGGTCGCCGCCATGTTGGGGCTTGATACAGTCCCTACCCCTGATGATGTTGCCGATGCCTTGGCCTGTGCTGTTACAGCTTTGGTCATGGTCGGGGCTATGTCATAA
- a CDS encoding YebC/PmpR family DNA-binding transcriptional regulator, with protein sequence MSGHSKWANIKYRKATQDAKRGKLFQKLVRAIIVAAREGGGDPSMNIRLKTAIERAREANVPMDNIERAIKRGTGELEGVQYEEVFYEGYGPCGVAILVEALTDNRNKTASEMRTLFSRNGGSLGEAGCVSWIFERRGMIRITGEGLDEDELLSAALEAGADDVKNEDGEFVVYCDPAVFSKVKGALEGHGFAVSGAEVGMVPKSTVSISDKDDAHKVVRLLNLLEDHDDVQNVYANFDIPDEILEEVSGV encoded by the coding sequence ATGTCAGGTCATTCCAAGTGGGCTAATATCAAGTATCGCAAAGCAACTCAAGATGCAAAAAGGGGCAAGCTCTTTCAGAAGCTCGTCCGGGCTATAATCGTGGCGGCAAGAGAGGGCGGCGGAGACCCGTCTATGAACATTCGCCTCAAGACCGCCATTGAAAGGGCGAGAGAGGCTAACGTGCCGATGGATAATATAGAACGCGCCATCAAGCGCGGCACCGGCGAGTTGGAAGGAGTTCAGTATGAGGAGGTCTTCTACGAAGGTTACGGCCCTTGTGGAGTAGCCATTTTAGTGGAGGCGTTGACGGACAATCGCAACAAGACCGCCTCTGAAATGCGCACGCTCTTCAGCAGAAACGGGGGCTCCCTTGGCGAGGCAGGGTGTGTGTCCTGGATATTCGAACGCCGTGGGATGATCCGTATAACCGGCGAAGGGCTCGACGAAGACGAGCTTTTGTCTGCAGCGCTCGAGGCAGGAGCAGATGACGTGAAGAATGAAGACGGGGAGTTCGTCGTATATTGCGACCCCGCCGTATTCAGCAAAGTTAAAGGTGCCCTTGAGGGGCATGGGTTTGCCGTAAGTGGGGCCGAGGTTGGAATGGTGCCCAAATCCACGGTCTCCATCTCAGACAAAGACGACGCACATAAAGTCGTGAGGCTTTTAAACCTTTTGGAGGATCATGACGACGTGCAAAATGTCTATGCCAATTTCGATATCCCAGATGAGATCCTGGAAGAAGTCTCCGGCGTTTGA
- the nadE gene encoding NAD(+) synthase, with amino-acid sequence MYRDPEVIVERIESWLKEQIVAAGAKGGVVGISGGVDSAVVAVLLKRVFGGNMLSVIMPCESLHSDVEHAELLARTFKLPCITVDLGPAFKGLLSALPSDMNIIPVARANIKPRLRMTTLYLLGQQHGYLVCGTGNKVEITVGYFTKYGDGGVDLLPLGDLLKGEVRNVAKLLGVPEEIVNKAPSAGLWEGQTDEGEMGFTYDALDRYLALGEGDERVAKFVEGARRRTEHKRLPPPICQIG; translated from the coding sequence TTGTATCGTGACCCCGAGGTTATAGTCGAGAGAATCGAAAGCTGGCTCAAAGAGCAGATCGTCGCTGCCGGGGCTAAAGGCGGCGTCGTAGGTATAAGCGGTGGCGTGGACAGCGCAGTAGTGGCGGTTTTATTGAAGCGGGTCTTTGGGGGTAATATGCTTTCCGTGATCATGCCGTGCGAAAGCTTGCATAGCGATGTGGAACATGCCGAATTGCTCGCCCGCACTTTTAAGCTGCCATGCATAACGGTAGATTTAGGGCCTGCCTTTAAAGGTCTGCTATCCGCGCTTCCATCCGATATGAATATAATTCCCGTGGCGAGGGCCAACATAAAGCCGAGGTTGCGCATGACGACCCTTTATCTGCTCGGCCAACAACATGGATACTTGGTGTGCGGCACCGGGAACAAAGTCGAGATAACAGTTGGTTATTTTACCAAATATGGCGATGGCGGAGTCGATCTGCTTCCTCTGGGAGATCTGCTCAAAGGAGAGGTCAGAAACGTCGCCAAGCTTTTGGGAGTACCGGAAGAAATCGTGAACAAAGCCCCCTCGGCAGGGCTGTGGGAGGGGCAAACTGACGAAGGTGAAATGGGTTTCACTTATGACGCTTTAGATCGCTATCTAGCATTGGGAGAAGGGGATGAAAGGGTAGCTAAATTCGTCGAGGGAGCTCGTAGGAGGACGGAGCACAAGCGCCTTCCGCCCCCAATTTGTCAGATCGGTTAA
- a CDS encoding nitrilase-related carbon-nitrogen hydrolase, with protein MRGIKELLVSLAGSDAPWNVKSLEASLDMAPAADIVILPFAVSLEAKDVDLIETSKRWAKDKAKWAILGPIAKASGTKVFNHLYVINDGGGLEALCERPNKIASFFSYRGLLIGCITCEELLSPENVSIAARGGARVLFAIGKRPSIGPEAFEALVRVRALENAAFLLASYGDSFWAFSPGGEAICETDARTISLAKLDHLMARRMHKPSYAVGRS; from the coding sequence ATGAGGGGAATAAAAGAGCTTTTGGTGAGTTTGGCGGGATCAGATGCGCCCTGGAATGTGAAAAGCCTCGAAGCGTCTCTCGATATGGCTCCTGCCGCCGACATAGTCATATTACCCTTTGCCGTTTCCCTTGAAGCAAAAGATGTTGATCTTATAGAAACGTCGAAGCGTTGGGCTAAGGATAAGGCGAAGTGGGCGATCTTAGGTCCCATCGCTAAGGCCAGCGGTACCAAGGTGTTTAATCATCTCTATGTGATAAACGACGGCGGAGGCTTAGAGGCACTTTGCGAAAGGCCAAACAAGATCGCCTCCTTTTTCTCGTATAGGGGACTCCTCATAGGATGCATTACTTGCGAGGAGTTGCTTTCGCCTGAAAACGTCAGCATTGCAGCTCGCGGCGGCGCAAGAGTGTTATTCGCCATCGGCAAAAGGCCTTCCATAGGCCCAGAGGCCTTCGAAGCCTTGGTGCGAGTGAGGGCTTTGGAAAATGCCGCCTTCCTCTTGGCCTCTTATGGAGATTCCTTTTGGGCTTTCTCGCCTGGCGGCGAAGCGATCTGCGAGACGGATGCCCGTACGATCTCTTTGGCAAAGCTTGACCATCTTATGGCGAGGCGAATGCACAAACCCTCTTATGCCGTCGGACGCTCGTGA
- the nikR gene encoding nickel-responsive transcriptional regulator NikR: MEDLVRFSVSVPEQLLEEFDRWLSRLGMHNRSEAVRQIIRSYIAQSQWEERSGEVFGTVTIIYDHHRNDAVSSLTELQHHFSRVIICTTHVHIDPRRCLEVIVLRGEVEEMRRFITSLSSLKGIEETHPVITSPL; this comes from the coding sequence ATGGAAGACTTGGTCCGCTTCAGCGTTTCGGTCCCAGAGCAGCTGCTTGAGGAGTTCGATCGCTGGCTTTCGAGGTTGGGCATGCACAATCGCTCCGAGGCGGTGCGCCAGATCATACGAAGCTATATCGCCCAATCTCAGTGGGAAGAAAGGAGCGGTGAAGTATTCGGCACTGTCACGATAATATACGACCACCACCGTAACGATGCCGTTAGCTCTCTTACCGAACTTCAACACCACTTCAGTCGCGTCATAATCTGCACGACGCATGTGCACATAGACCCCAGGCGTTGCCTCGAGGTGATAGTCCTGCGCGGAGAGGTTGAAGAGATGAGACGGTTCATCACAAGCCTCTCTTCTCTCAAAGGCATAGAAGAGACGCATCCAGTAATAACTTCGCCGCTATAG
- the argF gene encoding ornithine carbamoyltransferase: MAKNLKGRHMLTLRDYSSDEIHFILNLSESLKSKRRSGVRGNLLSEKNVALIFEKPSTRTRCAFTVACLEEGGHAEYLGKDDIHLGYKEDVKDTARVLGRMFDGIQFRGFKQATLEELAAYAGVPVWNGLTDEYHPTQALADLLTLKENFGSLCGLKLTYVGDGRNNVAKSLMIGASKVGINYVIASPSSLFPPEELVLECCANAEISGGSVEIMEDPKEAVKGAHAIYTDVWASMGEEDKLKDRIALLRPYQVNLELMSATGLRESIFLHCLPAVKGNEVTEEVFESAQSKVFDEAENRLHTIKAVMVATIGNV; this comes from the coding sequence ATGGCAAAAAATCTGAAAGGTAGACATATGTTGACGCTGAGGGATTATTCCTCAGACGAGATTCACTTTATTCTCAACCTATCCGAAAGCCTTAAATCTAAGAGAAGGTCCGGTGTAAGGGGTAATTTGTTATCCGAAAAGAACGTAGCGCTCATATTTGAAAAGCCTTCTACGCGGACGAGGTGTGCGTTTACTGTCGCCTGTCTTGAGGAAGGAGGGCATGCTGAATATCTTGGCAAAGATGACATCCATTTGGGCTATAAAGAAGACGTCAAAGATACCGCTCGAGTATTGGGAAGAATGTTCGATGGCATCCAGTTCAGAGGATTCAAACAGGCCACATTGGAAGAGCTCGCCGCCTATGCTGGAGTACCGGTGTGGAACGGCCTCACCGATGAATACCACCCGACCCAGGCCTTGGCCGATCTCTTGACGCTCAAGGAAAACTTCGGCAGCCTCTGCGGTCTCAAGCTCACATATGTGGGCGATGGGCGCAACAACGTAGCTAAATCGCTGATGATAGGGGCATCAAAGGTGGGCATAAACTACGTCATCGCTTCGCCCAGCTCCCTTTTCCCGCCCGAAGAACTCGTCCTTGAGTGTTGCGCCAATGCAGAAATAAGCGGCGGATCCGTTGAAATAATGGAAGATCCTAAAGAAGCAGTCAAAGGAGCTCATGCCATCTATACAGACGTGTGGGCTTCCATGGGCGAGGAGGATAAACTCAAGGACAGAATAGCCCTCTTGCGCCCATATCAGGTAAACTTGGAACTCATGTCCGCTACCGGCTTGAGGGAGTCGATCTTTCTTCACTGCCTGCCAGCTGTTAAGGGCAACGAGGTGACCGAGGAGGTCTTCGAATCGGCTCAGTCCAAAGTGTTCGATGAGGCAGAGAATCGACTACACACTATAAAGGCCGTGATGGTGGCCACTATCGGCAATGTATGA